One Paraburkholderia flagellata genomic window carries:
- a CDS encoding MFS transporter, translating to MDTVSEARKIRKVIITTVAGGTFEWFDFAVYAYFSSLIARTFFAGVNRGESLLLTFATFAVGFLVRPIGGVVMGMYADRAGRVKALSWIMVAMSVASLLLALTPGYATLGLAAPILVVIGRLVQGFAVGAQFALSSVTIYEVAPPGKKMYYGSFNMVSLGVAAMLSSGCSYLLTSHLSHAALATWGWRVPFLIGALVGPIGFYLRHHIGESDDFQRMQARPAAQAPALVRARQFVRENGDALVCAMGVMIAGTSLNYVWNAYLPNYAQFQLHLSLGSTLRGVFVTSLVMSILSPVFGKLADRIGAYRLFCLFIAGWMVCVFPLFWYLLAQPSEYRLMFVQIVGMLFLTLQGAAHPGMLVKIFTVQGRSTGVAIAYNTAVMLFGGLAPFYISVVARFTDARFIPPGYLFGTSLLAIVLVLLTRTGRRVLHEDRAERRYEAQTSSA from the coding sequence ATGGACACGGTCAGCGAAGCCAGAAAGATCCGCAAAGTCATCATCACGACCGTGGCGGGCGGCACGTTCGAATGGTTCGACTTCGCGGTGTATGCCTATTTTTCGAGCTTGATCGCGCGGACTTTTTTTGCTGGCGTAAATCGCGGCGAATCCTTGCTGCTGACGTTCGCGACGTTCGCGGTCGGCTTTCTCGTGCGGCCGATAGGCGGCGTCGTGATGGGCATGTACGCCGACCGCGCGGGGCGCGTCAAGGCGCTCTCGTGGATCATGGTGGCGATGTCCGTGGCTTCGCTGCTGCTGGCGCTGACGCCGGGCTACGCCACGTTGGGGCTCGCGGCGCCCATTCTGGTGGTGATCGGCCGCCTCGTGCAGGGCTTTGCGGTGGGCGCGCAGTTCGCGCTCTCGTCCGTCACGATCTACGAGGTGGCGCCGCCCGGCAAGAAGATGTACTACGGCAGCTTCAACATGGTTTCGCTCGGGGTGGCGGCCATGCTGTCTTCGGGTTGCAGCTACCTGTTGACGAGTCATCTTTCGCACGCCGCGCTCGCCACGTGGGGATGGCGCGTACCGTTCCTGATCGGCGCACTCGTCGGGCCGATCGGGTTCTATCTCCGGCATCACATCGGCGAGTCGGACGACTTTCAGCGGATGCAGGCGCGCCCCGCAGCGCAGGCACCAGCGCTCGTGCGCGCGCGCCAGTTCGTGCGCGAAAACGGCGATGCGCTCGTGTGCGCGATGGGCGTGATGATCGCCGGCACCTCGCTCAATTACGTGTGGAATGCCTATTTGCCGAACTACGCGCAGTTCCAGTTGCATCTCTCGCTGGGCTCGACGCTGCGCGGCGTGTTCGTGACGAGCCTCGTCATGTCGATCCTTTCGCCCGTGTTCGGCAAGCTCGCCGACCGCATTGGCGCATATCGTTTGTTTTGCTTATTTATTGCGGGATGGATGGTGTGCGTCTTTCCGCTCTTCTGGTACCTGCTCGCCCAGCCGAGCGAGTACAGGCTGATGTTCGTGCAGATCGTCGGCATGCTGTTCCTGACGCTGCAAGGCGCCGCGCACCCCGGCATGCTCGTGAAGATCTTTACGGTGCAAGGCCGCTCCACGGGCGTCGCGATCGCGTACAACACGGCGGTGATGCTGTTCGGCGGATTGGCGCCGTTTTATATCTCGGTCGTGGCGCGATTTACCGACGCCAGATTCATTCCGCCAGGCTATCTGTTCGGCACGAGTCTGCTGGCCATCGTGCTGGTGCTGCTCACGCGCACGGGGCGGCGGGTGTTGCATGAGGACCGCGCAGAGCGCCGCTACGAGGCGCAGACGTCGTCAGCCTGA
- a CDS encoding alpha/beta hydrolase — MSEVAERPLTAVTAKAEALYDLGSTTVYASRHDSRFPYTLYVPPEVTTPGNDVELVIVMHGTGRQFIQYRDAFASFGRWNRCIVLCPLFPVGVRGDGDRSGFKRLVEGDIHYDKVLLDMVSEVGERYGKCFGKFALFGYSGGGQFVNRFAYVHPERLWAATIGAPGNVTLLDTSKDWWLGVGGFERQFGKPFDLAALRRVPVQMVVGRADLETWEITVRDDSPMYLPGINDAGRTRPERLRALKASFEAAGIAVRFDELENIAHSGLQVVEVVQDFFAQSLRTMRTGA; from the coding sequence ATGTCCGAAGTTGCAGAAAGGCCGCTCACGGCAGTCACGGCGAAAGCCGAAGCGCTCTATGACCTGGGTTCGACCACGGTGTACGCAAGCCGGCACGATTCGCGGTTCCCATACACGCTTTACGTGCCGCCCGAAGTGACCACGCCTGGCAACGACGTCGAACTGGTCATCGTGATGCACGGCACTGGCCGGCAATTCATTCAGTACCGCGATGCATTTGCGAGCTTCGGCCGCTGGAACCGCTGCATCGTGCTGTGTCCGCTCTTTCCGGTGGGCGTGCGCGGCGACGGCGACCGCAGTGGTTTCAAGCGCCTCGTGGAAGGCGACATCCACTACGATAAAGTCCTGCTCGACATGGTGAGCGAAGTCGGCGAACGCTACGGCAAATGCTTCGGGAAGTTCGCGTTGTTCGGCTACTCGGGCGGCGGGCAGTTCGTCAACCGTTTTGCCTATGTTCACCCTGAGCGCTTGTGGGCGGCCACGATCGGCGCGCCGGGCAACGTGACGTTGCTGGACACGTCGAAGGACTGGTGGCTGGGCGTGGGCGGCTTCGAGCGGCAGTTCGGCAAGCCTTTCGATCTCGCCGCGCTGCGCCGGGTGCCGGTGCAAATGGTGGTGGGCCGCGCGGATCTCGAAACGTGGGAAATCACGGTGCGCGACGATAGCCCGATGTACCTGCCGGGCATCAACGACGCGGGCAGAACGCGCCCGGAGCGGCTCAGAGCGCTCAAGGCATCATTTGAGGCGGCCGGTATTGCCGTGCGCTTCGACGAACTCGAGAACATCGCCCACAGCGGCCTGCAGGTGGTCGAGGTGGTCCAGGACTTCTTTGCGCAAAGCCTGCGCACGATGCGCACGGGAGCCTAA
- a CDS encoding C45 family autoproteolytic acyltransferase/hydolase, translating to MPQIQPFPFVSVSGKPYERGVQYGRAVADRVRLSASRYGQTLRNIGYSEASQMALIRSLEQAIGEFQPAYLDEMRGIAAGANVPFEDIVMINARTEVLAKARAEKTTPADAEDEDGCTGVLVLPSRSANGQLIHAQNWDWKADCVDTGIVLRVRNDEGPDYLTFVESGGLARSGFNAAGVSITANYLESDRDFTQMGVPLSLLRRRVLEEPVFANAMRTIATTPKSCSNNIMLGMAEGFGIDFECAPDEAFPIWPGDDQLIVHANHWMSPVARTKLRDTGCENSPDSYYRDWRVRQLLNAAPKVDRNAVKAALFDAFGTPHSVCRPPRPGTRHTLSATVAMIVMQPASGEMDVAPMPALNRVFTRYSLQHEPIAEAA from the coding sequence ATGCCGCAAATCCAGCCGTTTCCATTCGTCAGCGTGTCCGGCAAGCCCTATGAGCGCGGGGTGCAATATGGCCGCGCGGTGGCCGACCGCGTTCGCCTGAGCGCGTCGCGCTACGGCCAGACGCTGCGCAATATTGGGTACAGCGAAGCGTCGCAAATGGCGCTGATCCGCTCGCTCGAACAGGCCATCGGCGAGTTCCAGCCGGCGTATCTGGACGAAATGCGCGGCATTGCGGCGGGCGCGAACGTGCCGTTCGAGGACATCGTCATGATCAACGCACGCACCGAGGTGCTGGCCAAGGCGCGTGCCGAAAAGACGACGCCCGCGGACGCCGAAGACGAGGACGGCTGCACGGGCGTGCTGGTGCTGCCGTCGCGTTCCGCTAACGGGCAACTGATCCACGCGCAGAACTGGGACTGGAAAGCCGACTGCGTCGATACCGGCATCGTGCTACGTGTGCGCAACGACGAGGGGCCCGATTATCTGACCTTCGTCGAATCGGGCGGCCTCGCGCGCAGCGGCTTCAATGCAGCGGGCGTGTCGATCACGGCGAACTACCTCGAATCGGATCGCGATTTCACGCAGATGGGCGTGCCGCTCTCGCTGCTGCGTCGCCGCGTGCTCGAAGAGCCGGTATTCGCGAATGCGATGCGCACGATCGCCACGACGCCCAAATCGTGCTCGAACAACATCATGCTGGGCATGGCCGAGGGCTTCGGCATCGATTTCGAATGCGCGCCGGACGAGGCCTTTCCGATCTGGCCAGGAGACGACCAGTTGATCGTGCATGCGAACCACTGGATGAGTCCGGTCGCACGCACGAAGCTGCGCGATACCGGCTGCGAAAACTCGCCCGACAGCTACTACCGCGACTGGCGCGTGCGTCAGTTGCTGAACGCCGCGCCGAAGGTGGATCGCAATGCGGTGAAGGCCGCGCTGTTCGACGCGTTCGGCACGCCGCATTCAGTTTGCCGTCCGCCGCGCCCGGGCACGCGCCACACGCTGAGTGCAACGGTCGCGATGATCGTCATGCAGCCGGCCAGCGGCGAGATGGACGTCGCGCCGATGCCGGCGCTCAACCGCGTTTTCACACGCTACAGCTTGCAGCACGAGCCGATTGCCGAAGCGGCCTGA
- a CDS encoding LysR substrate-binding domain-containing protein, with translation MSEIRMLRTFLAIEKHGTMAAAADRMALTHAAVGAQMRTLERVCQRQLFDRSGRSIQLNDAGRSILEQARTVVAAYDSLLRGVADTHSIEGTVTIGATVSSMGFLAANVIKLKVPYPALNVRLTHGSSPELERQVRAGEIDAAVIISEPRSTTLPESWESLYEEPLVLLANPAVGPADASAASLLKRFPFIGFETASLTGRHVASLLRRLRVEVNPVLEMNSIAAIADLVRQNVGVSIVPSLRHAAWTDDPQLFVKPIPGTTWRRHVAWYEFGRQPRATAIVKNQLLAALSNQ, from the coding sequence ATGAGTGAAATCCGAATGCTCCGGACCTTTCTGGCAATCGAGAAGCACGGCACGATGGCCGCCGCCGCCGATCGCATGGCGCTGACCCACGCGGCTGTTGGCGCGCAAATGCGCACGCTGGAGCGCGTATGCCAGCGCCAGTTATTCGACCGCAGCGGCCGCAGCATCCAGCTCAACGACGCGGGCCGCTCGATCCTCGAACAAGCGCGCACGGTGGTGGCGGCCTACGATTCGCTGCTGCGCGGCGTCGCCGACACGCATAGCATCGAAGGCACGGTCACGATCGGCGCGACCGTGTCGTCGATGGGTTTTCTCGCCGCCAACGTCATCAAGCTCAAGGTTCCGTACCCCGCGCTGAACGTGCGCCTCACCCACGGCAGCAGCCCGGAACTGGAGCGTCAGGTGCGCGCGGGCGAAATCGACGCAGCGGTGATCATCAGCGAGCCGCGTAGCACCACGTTGCCCGAATCGTGGGAGTCGCTCTATGAGGAGCCGCTTGTGCTGCTGGCCAATCCCGCCGTCGGTCCCGCCGACGCGTCGGCGGCCTCGCTGCTCAAGCGCTTTCCGTTCATCGGATTCGAAACGGCTTCGCTCACCGGCAGGCATGTGGCGAGCCTGCTGCGCCGCCTGCGCGTGGAGGTCAATCCGGTGCTCGAAATGAATTCGATTGCCGCAATTGCCGATCTGGTGCGGCAGAATGTGGGGGTTTCGATTGTGCCGAGCCTGCGGCACGCCGCGTGGACCGACGACCCGCAATTGTTCGTCAAGCCGATTCCCGGCACCACGTGGCGCCGGCACGTGGCCTGGTACGAATTCGGCCGCCAGCCGCGCGCGACGGCTATTGTGAAGAATCAGCTGCTCGCGGCACTCTCCAATCAATAA
- a CDS encoding sigma-54-dependent transcriptional regulator, translating into MADEIRVLVVEDDENVRIGVEQAVALAGFPVSAYASAADAYADVAPGAPIVVVSDVRMPGIDGLQLLDHVMAIDPQIPVLLISGHADISTAVSAMRVGAYDFIEKPFSSDVIAARVARAVEKRRLTLEVEGLRATLHNWQGIEALVLGKSPAMAEVRKKILRLADTSVSVLITGETGTGKELIARSLHDFSARRDAHFVALNCGGLPEQVFESELFGHEAGAFTGAIKKRVGKIEWANGGTLFLDEIETMPMPLQIKMLRVLQERVVERLGANELIPVDCRIVAASKADLAEVSAEGSFRADLLYRLNVAQIELPPLRERREDVPLLFEHFVLAAARRFGMPAPVVTAAQVSELMTHAWPGNVRELQNVADRFVLGLTGDSLLSAGAVATKGDTLAEQLAYFERMLIENALRRHQGNVAQASDELGMPKKTLYHKLRQLKIAGRDSQGEEKDEKDA; encoded by the coding sequence ATGGCAGATGAGATTCGCGTGCTGGTCGTTGAGGACGATGAAAATGTCCGCATCGGCGTCGAGCAGGCGGTGGCGCTGGCGGGCTTTCCCGTGAGCGCGTACGCATCAGCGGCCGATGCCTACGCCGACGTCGCGCCGGGTGCGCCGATTGTGGTCGTCTCGGACGTGCGCATGCCCGGCATCGACGGACTGCAACTGCTCGATCACGTGATGGCGATCGACCCGCAAATTCCGGTGTTGCTGATCAGCGGACATGCGGACATTTCGACGGCAGTCAGCGCGATGCGCGTGGGTGCCTACGACTTCATCGAAAAACCGTTCTCGTCCGATGTGATCGCGGCCCGCGTGGCCCGGGCGGTCGAGAAACGGCGGCTCACGCTCGAAGTCGAGGGGCTGCGCGCGACGCTGCACAACTGGCAGGGGATCGAGGCACTGGTGCTCGGCAAGTCGCCGGCCATGGCGGAAGTCCGCAAAAAAATTCTGCGCCTCGCTGACACGTCCGTGTCGGTGCTGATCACCGGCGAAACGGGCACCGGCAAGGAACTGATCGCACGCAGCCTGCACGACTTCAGCGCGCGGCGCGACGCGCATTTCGTGGCGCTGAACTGCGGCGGACTGCCCGAGCAGGTGTTCGAAAGCGAACTGTTCGGGCACGAGGCGGGCGCATTCACGGGCGCGATCAAGAAGCGCGTTGGCAAGATCGAATGGGCGAACGGCGGCACGCTCTTTCTCGACGAAATCGAAACGATGCCGATGCCGCTGCAGATCAAGATGCTGCGCGTGCTGCAGGAGCGCGTGGTCGAGCGCCTGGGCGCGAACGAATTAATTCCGGTGGATTGCAGGATCGTCGCCGCTTCGAAGGCGGACCTCGCCGAAGTCTCTGCCGAGGGGAGCTTCCGCGCCGACCTGCTGTACCGGCTGAACGTCGCGCAGATCGAATTACCGCCGCTGCGCGAGCGGCGCGAGGACGTGCCGCTGCTGTTCGAGCACTTCGTGCTCGCGGCCGCGCGCCGCTTCGGCATGCCGGCGCCGGTCGTGACCGCTGCACAGGTGTCCGAACTCATGACGCACGCGTGGCCCGGCAACGTGCGCGAGCTGCAGAATGTCGCCGACCGCTTCGTGCTCGGGCTGACCGGCGACAGCCTGCTTTCGGCGGGCGCCGTCGCGACGAAAGGGGACACGCTCGCGGAGCAGCTGGCGTACTTCGAACGCATGCTGATCGAGAATGCGTTGCGCCGCCATCAAGGCAACGTCGCCCAGGCGAGCGACGAGCTTGGAATGCCGAAGAAAACGCTTTATCACAAGCTGCGTCAGTTGAAGATCGCGGGCCGCGACTCGCAGGGCGAGGAGAAAGACGAGAAGGACGCCTGA
- a CDS encoding sensor histidine kinase, with amino-acid sequence MRYKGIPWWGWAAAAVLYVGAAAAAVEFAWNRAIDALADVGEHRLDLYAASLKSELGRFEMVPALVARQDSVRALLKASPDEARGMLPAVDTYLAAVNDDVGSGAVDVIDAQGTVLAASNWNQPVSFVGTNVSYRPYFKDALAQGRGRFFGIGTNTGVPGLYFANAIHDGDTAIGAAAVKVSVDALESAWRTPGEAAIVVDSNGVIVISTQPEWKFTAMRAMTEPQQRDIQASRQYAGRIVEALQYRRVGDWNDSAWIGIFPDLRRAGRTARFLVMSRPAPQGQDTIMVLLDTAGARRQQRLAFASVTGVFLIAALYALYAVQRRRVIVEKLKAQEALRRANDQLETTVAQRTAALTQANAQMQREIAERERTEQRLRATQQEVVHAGKLAVIGQMAAGLTHELNQPLVAIRTLCDNARTFFERNQPAQAIANLERVGRLVDSMAVLTSELKAFARKPDVERVAVSLGEAVAHARLIYESRIRDEAVRLDVRIAPGTTVNAESSQLQQVIVNLLGNALDAVRDASTRVIAMEASEPDAQGRVRFTIDDSGPGIAPDVLAHLFEPFVTTKPRGQGLGLGLAITSRIVEGFGAKITATNRDEGGARFTIEFAAAEPQRTEHGR; translated from the coding sequence ATGCGTTACAAGGGCATTCCATGGTGGGGATGGGCGGCGGCGGCCGTGCTGTATGTTGGCGCGGCCGCCGCCGCGGTGGAGTTCGCCTGGAACCGCGCGATCGATGCGCTCGCCGACGTGGGCGAGCATCGGCTCGATCTCTACGCGGCGAGCCTGAAAAGCGAGCTGGGACGCTTCGAGATGGTCCCCGCGCTCGTGGCGCGCCAGGACAGCGTGCGCGCGTTGCTCAAAGCGTCGCCCGATGAAGCGCGCGGCATGTTGCCTGCGGTCGATACCTACCTCGCAGCGGTCAACGACGATGTCGGCAGCGGCGCCGTTGACGTGATCGACGCGCAAGGCACGGTGCTCGCCGCGAGCAACTGGAACCAGCCGGTCAGCTTCGTCGGCACCAACGTATCGTATCGCCCGTACTTCAAGGACGCGCTCGCGCAGGGCCGCGGCCGCTTCTTCGGCATTGGCACGAACACCGGCGTTCCGGGCCTGTACTTCGCGAATGCGATCCATGATGGCGACACGGCGATAGGCGCGGCAGCCGTGAAGGTCAGCGTCGACGCGCTCGAATCCGCGTGGCGCACGCCTGGCGAAGCGGCGATCGTCGTCGACAGCAACGGTGTGATCGTGATCTCGACCCAGCCCGAATGGAAATTCACCGCCATGCGAGCGATGACCGAGCCGCAGCAGCGCGACATCCAGGCGTCGCGGCAATACGCGGGCCGCATCGTCGAGGCGCTCCAATACCGGCGCGTGGGCGACTGGAACGACAGCGCCTGGATCGGCATCTTCCCCGACCTGCGCCGCGCGGGCCGCACCGCGCGCTTTCTCGTGATGTCGCGCCCCGCGCCGCAAGGGCAGGACACGATCATGGTGCTGCTCGACACGGCGGGCGCGCGGCGGCAGCAGCGGCTCGCGTTTGCGTCCGTGACGGGCGTGTTTCTGATCGCCGCGCTCTACGCGCTGTATGCGGTGCAGCGGCGACGCGTGATCGTTGAAAAGCTCAAGGCGCAAGAAGCCTTGCGGCGCGCGAACGACCAGCTGGAAACGACCGTGGCGCAGCGTACCGCCGCGCTCACGCAGGCAAACGCGCAGATGCAGCGTGAGATCGCCGAGCGCGAACGCACCGAGCAGCGCCTGCGCGCCACGCAGCAGGAGGTCGTGCATGCCGGCAAGCTCGCCGTGATCGGCCAGATGGCGGCGGGGCTCACGCACGAGCTGAATCAGCCGCTCGTCGCGATCCGCACGCTCTGCGACAATGCGCGCACTTTCTTCGAGCGCAATCAACCTGCACAGGCGATCGCCAATCTCGAACGCGTCGGGCGTCTCGTGGACAGCATGGCGGTGCTGACGAGCGAACTGAAGGCGTTCGCGCGCAAGCCGGATGTGGAGCGCGTGGCGGTGTCGCTTGGCGAAGCTGTCGCGCATGCGAGGCTCATCTACGAGTCGCGGATCCGCGATGAAGCGGTGCGGCTCGATGTGCGCATCGCGCCGGGCACGACGGTGAATGCGGAGTCGAGCCAACTGCAGCAGGTGATCGTCAATCTGCTTGGCAATGCGCTCGACGCCGTGCGCGACGCGAGCACGCGCGTGATCGCGATGGAGGCCAGCGAGCCCGACGCGCAAGGCCGCGTGCGCTTCACGATCGACGACTCCGGCCCCGGCATCGCGCCGGACGTGCTGGCGCACCTGTTCGAGCCGTTCGTGACGACCAAGCCGCGCGGGCAAGGCCTTGGGCTTGGGCTTGCGATCACGTCGCGCATTGTCGAAGGCTTCGGCGCGAAAATCACCGCAACGAATCGCGACGAAGGCGGGGCGCGCTTCACGATCGAATTCGCGGCTGCCGAGCCGCAAAGGACAGAACATGGCAGATGA
- a CDS encoding 2-hydroxycarboxylate transporter family protein: MTQAAPEPSTTTSTRFWPEGWWKLMEIRIGIIPLPIYVILFALIAGFAVTGKVPGEISMAIAVLAFCGFTCAELGKRLPLLRNIGAAAILATFVPSALVYYHVLPKPVQHLTVEFTKQTNFLYLFIASIIVGSILSMDRRVLIQGFLKIFIPLAAGTVAATIVGTAVGAALGLGVKHTLLFIVVPIMAGGVGEGAIPLSVGYSEIMHVAQGDLFAQVLPPVMLGSLIAIILSGVLDMVGRRMPHLTGNGRLQVGATDELASSNDEVRGHVDVSHIAAAGITAITLYLIGLMANKLFGLPAPVAMLFLAVLVKLARAVSPPLQEGAFVVYKFFSTAVTYPLLFAIGVAMTPWDKLMAAFTLVNVVTIAATVVTLMGTGFVVGRLMKMYPIDTAIVNACHSGQGGTGDVAILTAANRMQLMPFAQIATRIGGAIVVTVTLILLAHFGA; encoded by the coding sequence GTGACCCAGGCGGCCCCCGAGCCATCCACCACGACCTCAACCCGCTTCTGGCCCGAAGGCTGGTGGAAGCTGATGGAAATCCGCATCGGCATTATTCCGCTGCCGATCTACGTGATCCTGTTCGCACTCATCGCGGGGTTCGCGGTCACCGGGAAGGTGCCGGGCGAGATCTCGATGGCCATCGCCGTGCTCGCTTTCTGCGGCTTCACGTGCGCCGAACTCGGCAAGCGCCTGCCGCTGCTGCGCAATATCGGCGCTGCGGCGATTCTCGCGACCTTCGTGCCTTCGGCGCTCGTCTACTATCACGTGCTGCCCAAGCCCGTTCAGCACCTCACGGTCGAGTTCACGAAGCAGACCAACTTCCTGTATCTCTTCATCGCCTCGATCATCGTCGGCAGCATTCTGAGCATGGACCGGCGCGTGCTGATTCAAGGCTTCCTGAAGATCTTCATTCCGCTCGCGGCCGGCACGGTCGCGGCAACCATCGTGGGCACGGCGGTTGGCGCGGCGCTCGGCCTTGGCGTCAAACATACGCTGCTTTTTATCGTCGTGCCGATCATGGCGGGCGGCGTTGGCGAAGGCGCGATTCCGCTTTCGGTGGGCTACTCGGAAATCATGCACGTGGCGCAAGGCGACCTGTTCGCGCAGGTGCTGCCGCCCGTGATGCTCGGCAGCCTCATCGCCATCATCCTCTCGGGCGTGCTCGACATGGTGGGCCGGCGCATGCCGCATCTCACCGGCAACGGCCGTCTGCAAGTCGGCGCGACCGATGAACTGGCGTCGTCGAACGACGAAGTCCGCGGTCACGTGGATGTGAGCCACATCGCCGCAGCGGGTATCACGGCGATCACGCTGTACCTCATCGGCCTGATGGCCAACAAGCTGTTCGGTCTGCCCGCGCCGGTGGCGATGCTGTTCCTCGCCGTGCTCGTGAAGCTTGCGCGCGCCGTTTCGCCGCCGCTGCAGGAAGGCGCGTTCGTGGTCTACAAGTTCTTCTCGACCGCGGTCACGTACCCGCTGCTGTTCGCGATCGGCGTGGCGATGACGCCGTGGGACAAGCTCATGGCGGCGTTCACGCTCGTCAACGTCGTGACGATTGCCGCGACCGTGGTCACGCTCATGGGCACGGGCTTCGTGGTGGGGCGCCTGATGAAGATGTACCCTATCGACACCGCAATCGTGAACGCGTGCCACAGCGGCCAGGGCGGCACCGGCGACGTGGCGATCCTCACCGCCGCGAACCGCATGCAGCTCATGCCGTTCGCGCAGATCGCCACGCGTATTGGCGGCGCCATCGTCGTGACCGTGACGCTCATCCTGCTCGCGCATTTCGGCGCATGA